Proteins found in one Poecilia reticulata strain Guanapo linkage group LG6, Guppy_female_1.0+MT, whole genome shotgun sequence genomic segment:
- the LOC103466664 gene encoding synaptotagmin-1-like, with the protein MNRRAAPSTSFSPTKIPNAATTPGKNQTGSHGANKFMNELRSIHKPSWATAALCIVSLCMVLSCVLCIWKKCLIKKDKDKEKDKKKGKEKIKGGFDTEMDGGHSEPAKDEMVTETKLSKHEPKEDEKLGRLHFTLDYNFTENSLVVGLLEASELPAMDVGGSSDPYVKLYLLPDKKKKFETKVHRKTLEPNFNETFTFKVPYTDLGGKTLVMTVYDFDRFSKHDAIGAIKIPMSSIDFSQSLQEWRDLQKAEKEESERLGDICLSLRFVPTAGKLTVVVLEAKNLKKMDVGGLSDPYVKIHLMQNGKRLKKKKTTIKKNTLNPYYNESFSFEVPSEQIEKVQIAVTVLDYDKIGKNDAIGKLLLGGNSTGTELRHWSDMLANPRRPIAQWHSLKSEDEVNSLLSSKK; encoded by the exons ATGAACCGACGAGCCGCACCGAGCACCTCGTTCAGCCCCACCAAGATCCCAAATGCAGCAACTACACCGGGCAAAAACCAAACTGGAAGCCACGGTGCTAATAAGTTCATGAATGAGCTACGGAGCATCCACA AACCGTCCTGGGCTACAGCCGCCCTTTGCATCGTCAGTTTGTGCATGGTGCTGTCATGTGTTCTTTGCATCTGGAAAAAATGCTTGATAAAGAAGGACAAGGACAAAGAAAAGGacaagaagaaaggaaaagagaaaatcaaggGAGGTTTTGACACTGAAATGGATGGGGGTCACAGCGAG CCCGCAAAAGATGAAATGGTCACAGAAACAAAGCTTTCAAAACATGAGCCCAAGGAGGACGAGAAGCTCGGCCGACTTCACTTCACATTAGACTACAACTTCACCGAAAATTCG CTAGTGGTCGGCCTCTTGGAGGCTTCAGAGCTTCCTGCAATGGATGTGGGCGGCAGCTCCGACCCTTATGTTAAACTCTACCTGCTCccagacaagaagaaaaagtttgaaactaaGGTCCACAGGAAGACGCTGGAACCAAACTTCAATGAAACCTTCACATTTAAG GTACCATATACGGACTTGGGCGGAAAAACCCTTGTGATGACTGTGTATGACTTCGACCGGTTCTCAAAGCACGACGCAATCGGGGCAATAAAGATACCGATGAGCAGCATAGACTTCAGCCAGTCTCTGCAGGAGTGGAGAGATCTGCAGAAGGCTGAGAAGGAAGAG AGCGAGCGGCTTGGAGACATATGTTTGTCCTTGAGGTTTGTACCAACTGCAGGGAAACTGACTGTGGTTGTCCTGGAGGCCAAGAACCTGAAAAAAATGGATGTGGGTGGATTATCAG ACCCATATGTGAAGATCCACTTAATGCAGAATGGCAAACgactgaagaaaaagaaaactactataaagaaaaacactttgaaccCTTATTACAATGAGTCATTCAGCTTTGAAGTGCCATCCGAACAAATAGAG AAGGTGCAAATAGCAGTGACTGTGCTGGACTATGATAAGATTGGGAAGAACGATGCCATTGGGAAACTGCTTCTGGGCGGCAACAGCACTGGGACTGAACTGCGCCACTGGTCAGACATGCTGGCCAACCCACGCCGCCCGATAGCCCAGTGGCACAGCCTTAAATCAGAGGATGAAGTCAACTCATTACTTTCCAGCAAGAAATAA